The sequence below is a genomic window from Shinella zoogloeoides.
CGCTTGCAACGCCGGCGCTGGCGGAGGACACGATCACCGTCACCTCCTGGGGCGGCGCCTATACGAAGAGCCAGGAACAGACCTACTTCGGGCCCTACAGCAAGGAAACCGGCGCCAAGATCCTGCAGGACGAGTGGGACGGCTCGACCGCCAAGCTGAAGGGCATGGTGGAAACCGGCCAGGTGACCTGGGATGTCGTCGACGTCGAGCCAGGCCATGCGCTGCAGGGCTGTGACGAGGGATGGCTCGACGAAATCGACTATTCCAAAGTGGGCGGCAAGGAAGCCTTCATCGACGGCGCGGCGATGGACTGCGCGGCTGCCACCATCGTCTTCGGCACGATCTATGCATATGACGCGGCCAAATTCCCGAACGGCGGCCCGACGACCATGGCCGATCTTTTCGACACCCAGAAGTTCCCCGGCCCGCGCGCCTTGCGCAAGGCGCCGAAGACCACGCTGGAGTTCGCGCTGATTGCCGACGGCGTCAAACCGTCGGAAGTCTATGACGTGCTCGGCACGCCGGAAGGCGTCGACCGGGCCTTCAAGAAGCTCGACACGATCAAGAAGGACGTAAAGGTCTGGTGGACTGCCGGCGCTCAGCCGCCGCAGCTTCTTGCCGACGGCGAGGTGGTGATGACGACCGCCTGGAACGGCCGCATCTATGACGCCGTGAAGAACAGCGGCAAGAACTTCAAGATCGTCTGGGACGGCCAGGGCATGGACTTCAACCTCTGGGCCCAGCCGAAGGGCGCGCCGCACAAGGAGGCCGCCGACAAGTTCATCGCCTATACGCTGAACCCCGACGTGATGGCGCGGCAATCGCAATACATCTCCTACGGCCCGACGCTGAAGGCCGCGATCGAGAAGGTTCCGGCCGATATCCTCGCGGACCTGCCGACCGCGCCGGAGAACACCAAATCCGCCTTCGTGGTTTCCGCCGAATTCTGGGCCGACCATGACGAGGAACTGACCGAGCGCTTCAACAAGTGGCTCGCCCAGTGACTCTCCCCTTGCGGGCAGGTTCGTTCTCCTGGCCTGCCCGCACTTTTTGAACTGGCTGAGGAGGGAGGCTGACATGGCAATGGTGCTGAGCGACGAAGTCGTCAAGAACGCAATCGATACGGCGGCACTGACGCGGCGCCTGCGGTTCTTGAAGCGCAGGAGCCAGGTGAAGGCCCTGCTGCTGGTCGCTCCCCTCATGCTGTTCCTGCTCTCGGTCTTCGTGCTGCCGATCGGGATCCTGCTGACACGCAGCGTCGACAACAGCGACGTGTCGCGCGCCCTGCCCACCACGGCTGCGGCGCTTGCCGCATGGAACGGGAAGACTGTGCCCGATGAGCCGCTGTTCGCCGCACTCGCCGCGGACCTCAAGTCTTCCTCCCGCGAAGACGTCGCAGAGGCCGCCAAGCGGCTCAACAATTACGAAAGCGGCATCCGCTCCTCGCTGCTGAAGACGGCGCGCAGCATCCGAAAGGCCGAGGCGCCGTTCCAGCAAGCCTTTCTCGATGTCGACGGCCGTTGGGCTGCGTCCGAGCGCTGGCTGGCGATCAAGCAGGCCATGCCGCGCATGACCGACTTCTACCTTCTCGCCGCGCTCGACATGCAGCGCAGCGCGATGGGCGGGCTCGCCGGGGTCACGCCGGAGAATGCCGTGCATCTCGACGTGCTCATCCGCACCTTCGTCGTCAGCATTTCCGTCACGATCCTTTGCGTGCTGACCGGCTATCCGCTCGCCGCCCTGATGGCGCGCTCGAAAGGTTGGGTCGCCAACATGCTGCTCATTCTCGTGCTGCTGCCGTTCTGGACCTCGCTTCTGGTTCGCACCAGCGCCTGGGTCGTGCTGCTGCAAAGCCGTGGCGTCGTCAATTCCGGACTGATCTGGCTTGGCCTCGTCGACCCCGCCCAGCCACTCGACCTGATCTACAACCGCATCGGCGTGCTTATCGCCATGACGCATATCCTGCTGCCCTTCATGGTGCTGCCGATCTATTCGGTGATGAAGGGCATTCCGCCAGTCTACCTGCGCGCCGCATCCTCTCTCGGAGCACCGCCGTTCTCGACCTTCTGGCGCGTCTATCTACCGATGAGCATGCCGGGTGTCAGCGCCGGCGGGCTGCTCGTCTTCATTCTAGCGCTCGGCTACTACATCACGCCCGCGCTGGTCGGCGGCCCGCGCGACCAGATGGTGAGCTATTTCATCGCCTATTACGCGAACCAGGTGACAAACTGGGGCATGGCCGCAGCACTCAGCGCCATCCTGCTCGTCGCCGTCCTTATTCTCTATGCGATCTACAACCGCCTGATCGGCATCGACCGTCTGAGGATTGGCTGATGAACACCGCACTGTCCTTCAATCGCCTCGTCTCCATCGGCTTGTGGATCGTCGGCGGCGGCACCGCGCTCTTCCTGATCGCGCCGATCCTCGCCATCGTGCCGCTCTCCTTCAATGCCGAGCCGTTCTTCACTTATCCGATGCCCGGCCTGTCGCTGCGCTGGTACGAAGAATTCTTCGCCTCCGCTGCCTGGCAACTGGCACTTCGCAACAGCATCATCGTCGCTGTCTTCTCGACCATCCTCTCGACCCTTCTCGGCACGCTTGCCGCCATCGGCCTGTCGCGCAGCGATTGCCCGGCACGCGCCACCCTCACGGCCATCCTCATCTCGCCGATGATCGTGCCCATCGTCGTCGCCGCCGTCGGCATCTACTATGCCTTCGCCGCCGTCGGCCTGCTCAACTCGCTGACAGGCCTCGTACTCGCGCATACCGTGCTGGGTGCACCCTTCGTCGTCGTCACCGTCACGGCGGCCCTGAGCGGCTTCGACCAGAACCTGATGCGCGCTGCGGCAAGCCTCGGCGCCCGGCCAGTGGAAGCCGTTTTGCGGATCATGCTGCCCCTGATCGCGCCGGGCGTCGCATCGGGCGCCCTCTTCGCCTTCGTCACCTCCTTCGACGAGGTTGTCGTCGCCCTTTTCATCGCCGGCTCCGAAGAACGGACCCTGCCCCGCCAGATGTGGAGCGGCGTGCGCGAAACGCTGAGCCCGACGATCGCCGCCGTCGCCACCCTGCTGATCATCTTCTCAACGTTGTTCCTCGCCACCATTCAATGGCTGCAACGCCGCGCCGAGCGACAGAAGCTCACACAGTTCACATGACACGAAGGACAGGAAATGCCCGTCTACAAGGTCCTGCGCCGAATCCTACGGCCATGGCATCGGAATCCTCTTGATCGACTGCCGAATACCTCTCATTCCCGGAGATGTCGGCAATGCCCGAGTACAAACATTGAACTGGGTCCAGAAGGAAGTCGTCACGCCCTCCCTTGACGGGAAGTCGGCGGACCTGACGATCCACAGCCTGTGGCGTCGTTTCTCGCATCGATTGAAGCGTTATCATGAGCACGGCAACGCTACGCGCGAGGATTTCACGGACGACTATACGTGCCGTGTGAAGGATGGTGAGCAGAAGGGGCAGAACCTACCCCAAGGACTCGACATAAGGCTTCCAGCTCAGTTGCACCTCCGCATATCGGGAACCGACGCGGACACGGGGCGCTGCGACGCCGGCATTTGCGGACCATTCCTCCGGAGAAACCGGTATCGGATAGACGGTCACGACGCCGCCATGCTTCAGAAGCGCGTCGCTGACCTCGATCGTAAGCGTCGTGGACGATGCCGCCGTACTCTGGCCGATTCCAAGCAGGAGCATCGCCATGATCGCCACGGTCCTGCGTGGCTGTTGATTGCCACTGAGAACTGACCCGGCATAGCCCGATATTTCCATTGAGAATTGACCCATGTTTCAACCGTCCCTCGCGAGTTTTCAGCGGGGGCTGTGGAGTGATCGACATGGCGTTACTGAGCGTGATCCGGCGCTGGCATCTTCGAGAGCATCTATCGATCCGAGAGATATGTCGCCGGACTGGCCTTTCGCGGAACACGGTCCGCAAATACCTGCGCCTTGATGGCGGGGAGCCGAAGTTTAAGGTGCCGGAGCGACCGAGCAAGCTCGATCCGTTTGCAGATCGGCTGTCGGCATGGATGAAGACGGAATCGAAGAAGGGCCGCAAGCAGAAGCGGACGATCAAGCAACTGCATGCCGATCTGGTCGGCCTCGGTTATGAGGGCTCTTATAATCGGGTTGCAGCCTTTGCCCGAGAGTGGAAGGCGGACAGGCAGAGGGAACTTCAGACCACAGGACGCGGCACGTTCGTGCCTCTGGCCTTCGAACCGGGCGAAGCGTTCCAATTCGATTGGTCGGAGGACTGGGCCATCATCGGCAATGAGCGCACCAAGCTGCAGGTCGCGCATACGAAGCTGAGCTACAGCCGCGCCTTCATCGTGAGAGCCTATCTCCTCCAGACGCACGAGATGCTGTTCGATGCCCACAACCATGCCTTCCGCGTCTTTGGCGGCATTCCTGGCCGTGGCATCTACGACAATATGCGCACGGCGATCGACAAGGTTGGTCGCGGGAAGGATCGCGACGTCAACGTGCGCTTCATGGCGATGGCCAGTCACTATGTGTTCGAACCCGAGTTCTGCAATCCGGCGTCCGGTTGGGAGAAAGGACAGGTCGAGAAGAACGTTCAGGATGCCCGTCATCGTCTCTGGCAGCCCACGCCGCGCTTTCCGTCGCTGGAAGCGTTGAACGTCTGGCTGGAGCAGCGCTGCAAGGAATTGTGGGCGAATACCCCGCACGGACAGATGCGCGGCACCATCGCCGACATCTGGGCTGAGGAGGCTTTGGCATTGATGCCTGTCTCCCGGCCGTTCGATGGCTTCGTCGAGTATACCAAGCGCGTCACGCCGACCTGCCTCGTTCATCTGGAGCGCAATCGCTACAGCGTTCCTGCCTCCTTCGCCAATCGGCCGGTGAGCCTGCGGGTCTATCCGGATCGTGTCGTTGTCGCCGCGGAGGGCCAGATCGTCTGCGAGCATCGCCGGGTCATCGATCGCTCTCATGACCGACCGGGACAGACCATCTACGACTGGCGGCATTATCTGGCGGTGGTGCAACGCAAGCCGGGCGCTCTTCGCAATGGTGCACCCTTTGCCGAACTGCCCGATGCGTTCCGAGCCTTGCAGCAGTACCTCCTGAAGAAGCCGGGTGGTGACCGCGAGATGGTCGATATCCTGGCCCTTGTTCTCCAGCACGACGAACAGGCCGTGCTATCGGCGGTCGACATGGCGCTGAAGTCCGGCGTCCCCACGAAGACGCACGTGCTGAACCTGCTGCATCGCCTCGTCGACGGCAAATCCTTCACACCACCGACCATCGACGCGCCTCAGGCCCTGACGCTCACCAACGAGCCGAAGGCCAATGTCGAACGCTACGATGCGCTCAGAAAGACGGAGGCTCGCCATGCGTCATAATCCAGCAAGTGGCGCTGTCGTCATCATGTTGCGGCAACTGAAGATGCACGGCATGGCCCAGGCCGTCGGCGAACTCACCGAACAGGGATCGCCAGCGTTTGAGGCCGCCATCCCGATCCTGTCGCAGCTTCTCAAGGCCGAGACGGCGGAACGCGAAGTTCGATCGACCGCCTACCAGCTCAAGACGGCACGCTTTCCAGCCTATCGTGACCTGAACGGCTTCGACTTCGCCAGCAGCGAGGTCAACGAGGCGCTGGTGCGTCAGCTTCATCGCTGCGACTTCCTCGGCGACGCCAACAACATCGTCCTCGTCGGCGGTCCCGGCACGGGCAAGACGCATATCGCCACAGCGATCGGTGTCCAGGCTATCGAGCATCATCACAAGCGGGT
It includes:
- the istA gene encoding IS21 family transposase: MALLSVIRRWHLREHLSIREICRRTGLSRNTVRKYLRLDGGEPKFKVPERPSKLDPFADRLSAWMKTESKKGRKQKRTIKQLHADLVGLGYEGSYNRVAAFAREWKADRQRELQTTGRGTFVPLAFEPGEAFQFDWSEDWAIIGNERTKLQVAHTKLSYSRAFIVRAYLLQTHEMLFDAHNHAFRVFGGIPGRGIYDNMRTAIDKVGRGKDRDVNVRFMAMASHYVFEPEFCNPASGWEKGQVEKNVQDARHRLWQPTPRFPSLEALNVWLEQRCKELWANTPHGQMRGTIADIWAEEALALMPVSRPFDGFVEYTKRVTPTCLVHLERNRYSVPASFANRPVSLRVYPDRVVVAAEGQIVCEHRRVIDRSHDRPGQTIYDWRHYLAVVQRKPGALRNGAPFAELPDAFRALQQYLLKKPGGDREMVDILALVLQHDEQAVLSAVDMALKSGVPTKTHVLNLLHRLVDGKSFTPPTIDAPQALTLTNEPKANVERYDALRKTEARHAS
- a CDS encoding ABC transporter substrate-binding protein, with amino-acid sequence MGAITKLLWTSAFGLALATPALAEDTITVTSWGGAYTKSQEQTYFGPYSKETGAKILQDEWDGSTAKLKGMVETGQVTWDVVDVEPGHALQGCDEGWLDEIDYSKVGGKEAFIDGAAMDCAAATIVFGTIYAYDAAKFPNGGPTTMADLFDTQKFPGPRALRKAPKTTLEFALIADGVKPSEVYDVLGTPEGVDRAFKKLDTIKKDVKVWWTAGAQPPQLLADGEVVMTTAWNGRIYDAVKNSGKNFKIVWDGQGMDFNLWAQPKGAPHKEAADKFIAYTLNPDVMARQSQYISYGPTLKAAIEKVPADILADLPTAPENTKSAFVVSAEFWADHDEELTERFNKWLAQ
- a CDS encoding ABC transporter permease; this encodes MNTALSFNRLVSIGLWIVGGGTALFLIAPILAIVPLSFNAEPFFTYPMPGLSLRWYEEFFASAAWQLALRNSIIVAVFSTILSTLLGTLAAIGLSRSDCPARATLTAILISPMIVPIVVAAVGIYYAFAAVGLLNSLTGLVLAHTVLGAPFVVVTVTAALSGFDQNLMRAAASLGARPVEAVLRIMLPLIAPGVASGALFAFVTSFDEVVVALFIAGSEERTLPRQMWSGVRETLSPTIAAVATLLIIFSTLFLATIQWLQRRAERQKLTQFT
- a CDS encoding ABC transporter permease, whose amino-acid sequence is MAMVLSDEVVKNAIDTAALTRRLRFLKRRSQVKALLLVAPLMLFLLSVFVLPIGILLTRSVDNSDVSRALPTTAAALAAWNGKTVPDEPLFAALAADLKSSSREDVAEAAKRLNNYESGIRSSLLKTARSIRKAEAPFQQAFLDVDGRWAASERWLAIKQAMPRMTDFYLLAALDMQRSAMGGLAGVTPENAVHLDVLIRTFVVSISVTILCVLTGYPLAALMARSKGWVANMLLILVLLPFWTSLLVRTSAWVVLLQSRGVVNSGLIWLGLVDPAQPLDLIYNRIGVLIAMTHILLPFMVLPIYSVMKGIPPVYLRAASSLGAPPFSTFWRVYLPMSMPGVSAGGLLVFILALGYYITPALVGGPRDQMVSYFIAYYANQVTNWGMAAALSAILLVAVLILYAIYNRLIGIDRLRIG